In the Uranotaenia lowii strain MFRU-FL chromosome 1, ASM2978415v1, whole genome shotgun sequence genome, CGGAAAGTAGAAATATCTGATAAAGTTTTCTTTAGAAGGCAATTTTCACACGGTCACACGATAGGCCGAAACTCAATCCGGAAAGCGATTCGTAGGCTTAAAAGTATTTATCGCACTAAAATGTAAGTTTCTTTTAATTTGTAACTCTAAACCATGCCACTGAAATTAACCTCACTTTCAGTTTTGAAGCTGTAATAAACTTAAAGTACTGCTATCAGAAGTTAGTGGTTTTGCCTGCGTTTTCGATTCCGGAAGTCTCaacattcttcaaaaattttaatccacGATGAGTCTGATCGGAAACGATGTTGGTCAACGAAGAGGAGATCCGAAACCAGCGCGAACAACAAGAGGCGAGGAATCTAACCTCAATTATTGTCCAGCTTGTGACAAATCGGAGTCATTTGATGACATGTGCCAATGTGATTCGTGCCTGATTTGGTGGCACTATAGCTGTGCTGGTGTTGGCGCATCAATAGCGGACCGGGATTGGGAATGCCGGAACTGTACCCTCCGGAAGAAGGCCCCAAGCGTGAACAGCAAAATTTCTATCTCCAGCCGAGCAGAATCGTTGCGTCGGCTACGTGAGCGGCAGGAACTTGAGCTCCAGCGAGTGTCGCTGGATATGCGGCAGCGTTTTCTTGACGAACGGGAAGCGCTGATGAACGAAACCGGTTCTAACAGGAACGATCATCGAACGGAGGAGTGGGTAGCCAACCTGGTCCCAACTGCTGGTGCAGTGGGTGACGATCCTGCTCCATCAACAGCAGCGTTGCTAGGTGAAATGTCGCGATGCTTCGTGACGATGCAACGTCAAATGCAAGAGAGTGCAGGTGAGCACCAACCGACGCAGGCACAGCTGATGAGTATGCGGAGCCAACTCAAGCAGTGTCGAGAACTTATTTCAATGATGGCAACCGGGGGAACGAACGACGTTCTTTCGGTAGACAGCCAGCCGGGTTCAGAGCGACGGCAGCTCGCTCGTCCGGCAGCAAGTAGCAACATGGCAGCCAAGCAGACAGGTCAACATGCTTTGAAGTCACTCACCGGGACAGTGCCGAAAAGGAAATCGGTTACCATCGAAGCTCCTGAGTTAGAGGGAAGTATTGGACCACTTGGTAAGTGTCAAGCCTTTGATTATGctacaaatattaaaaacccCACAACATATGAATCAGCCTTGGTGATTGGGCAGCAGCGAAACCATGTCGCGCCCCCAGAACCCGATATTTTAGAGCAGCAGCGCAATATGGTCGCGCGCTCCACCCACACAGatgtaaacaaatttgaaccCCAATATCAATCCCCATTTGCAAACATTGAGACTGCACATCGACGACAATCTGGCAATGCTAATTCAGTGCCAACGATGGTTCAGCAGCCCTTGTCTAATTTTCAACAAGTCCCCCCAACGATAGTGAAAGAGTCATTTGCACAACATTTACACTCACAATTAGGAGTGTCGCAGCAAATTATGCCTGATCAATTAGCGCACTCGTTGCCCAATTTAGTGCCTCAGTCCGTGCAATATAATATCGTACCAACTACTATTCCTTCTTTGCCACCTTTGACGTCTTTGCCCATTGCGACGTCACATACAAGCCAATTGCCAACATTTCAACCAACACAAATCCACCAAACCTCCCAgtcaaatgaaaactttttgccCCAGTCAATCCCGCGAAGTGAGAAACCTAAATTCAGAGGGTTTGTGAACTCTCATTTTTCATCACCCGAAAAGCATGACCCAGGGAAGCTGAAGGACTCCGAAGCGGTAGTGAAGTGTGTTTGCTGCAAGAAGAGTGGTCACAGTGTTTACCAGTGTTATAAGTTTAAAGCATTTACTGTGTCAGAACGTTGGACTTTTGCTCGAGAATCGCGTCtttgttttttgtgtttgtgtAACCATGGAAGGCGCCCTTGCAGAAGCGGCATCAAGTGCGACATTGAAGGCTGCGACTATCGACATCACCCTATGCTACATTCGTCGCCGGAAAAGGGCATAACACAGACTGCTGAGAACCACACCCATCGACTCCCGGATTCAACAACTCTTTTTCGCATTGTACCTGTTAAGGTGTATGGAAAGTCTGGGACGGTGGATACCTTTGCGTTTCTGGATGAAGGTTCGGATTCGACGCTTGTGGAAGATGGTCTTGCTAAACAGCTGGAATTGGCTGGAAGTCTTCAACCTCTGTGCTTACACTGGACAGGAAATGCTTCGCGAATGGAGCGCGATTCACGAGTAGTGAGCATTGAGATTTCGGGTTCCGATGATGGAAAGCGGTACGTCATACAAAACGCTCGGACTGTAGGATGTCTGAACTTACCGAAGCAGAATTTCCAGGCGGAGGAGGCAGCGTTGAAGTACGATTATCTCCGTAGAGTTCCGTTAGCCAGCTACAGTAACGCCGAGACAAAGATTCTCATCGGAATAGACAACCTTTGTCTGACGGTACCCTTAAAAATGAAAGAAGGTGATGAATTCGGGCCAATAGCAACAAAGACCCGGCTTGGATGGTGTGTTTATGGTGGGCGCCGCGGAAACAGTAGTACTTCCTTTAACTCTTACACTCGCAAGGGTAAACCAGATGAATCCCTCAACACTCTTGTGTATCAGACGTCTATTATTGACGACGTTGAATCAGCGATATCGAGGCCGCAATCAGAAGAAGATACGCGGGCACTTGCGAATCTGGAGCAGACCACGAAGCGTGTTGGTGATCGCTTCGAGACAGGTCCATTGGAGGTACACGGCGATGTAGTCCTCCCGAATAGCAATGACATTGCCAAGCGGCGCTTGAAATGCTCCGAAAGAAGAAATCTGGACCAACATGAACCGACAGCGGCGATAAAGACCATCTATGAGCAGCTCCAGCTGGAAGTCTACCCGGGGGAGATCGCTGCTCTCCAAGAAGGCGATAACGTTACGAGAAGTTGTTCGCTCACTAGCCATCTATCATTACTTGACGGAAAAGTTATGCTCCGGAACAGAAGCCGAATTTGTCTCCGTATTGTGACTCAATGTATCAGCGGAAGCTGTATGGCCGTGCGAGCCGTGTATTTTGAGGCGGTGTCCTCACACTCCGCCACTTCCAGTGTTCTTGCATTCGGACGGTTTGTGGGACGCCGCGGTGCATCGGCTCAATTCTTCAGCAGCTTCGGGACGAGCTATGTTGGGACAACAAGATCACTTCAGCAGCAGATCAATCAAGGGCTCTTTGACACTTTTACGAACGTCAAGTGGAAGCTTCTGGGGGCACCACACCTAGGGGGCGTGTGGGTAAGACTGGTGAGGTCTATCAAGGTGGCAATTGAAGATGGGTACTCTGAGGGCAAACTAGACCACGGGGGGTTCAATAAATTAGTAGTGGAGGCTGAAAGCATAATCAATACAAGGCCTCTGACCTACCTTCCCTTCGAATCATCCGAATTCGAAccttcaatttcaaatgatttatttttggagTGTTCGAACTATTCCAAACAATTCACGGTTTCAATCGAAAACCAACGAAACCTTCGGAAGTCATGGGGTCTCCTACTACAGGAGCTCGATATCCTGTGGGGACGCTCGGCGAAGGAATACCTCCATTCTCTACGACATCAGGACAACTGGTTCCAAAGGGTGGAACCGATCGAAATAAGCAGCTTGGTCTCGATCCTGGACCTAAGGAGCCGCAACGGCTGGGTACGAGGACATGCGGAGATAGGCTTTGGATCCGATGGCCAGGCCTGTACAGCAGTGTTGGACATGGATAGCAGAGAATAGTGCAGTCTCAGAGACCGCTGAGATGCACCCGGGGGAGGATGTCGGCGCGACTAGTAACCCTGCTGTCACCGGTCGAAACATTACGAATCACCCTGTGCTGCTGACgaagaaaaacagttttttcactcGGCTATCGTAGTTCAGAGTTTGCCGGACAAAAGTGCGCGTCAGTTCAATCGCCAAAAGTTTAAGTGCCGCTTTAGTTTGCCAAGATTAGCTAGCTCACAAGTTTCTCCAGTTTTGGGACACCTTACCGTTATTGGTATCAAGAGAAGATTGTCGTAAGTTTATAATTGTTTAGCTAGAGGCGTTTTTAttaattgttgttgttgtctaGTGGTAGTTCCACCAGGATTCCTTTTTGACCATTATCGAACGCCGATTAAAACCATTAGGGCCCGGAAGAAGTGAAAGCTTTCCTCCTTCTCCTTATTCAACCGTAAGTAGCCAGGAAACAAGCGGAAAGTAGAAATATCTGATAAAGTTTTCTTTAGAAGGCAATTTTCACACGGTCACACGATAGGCCGAAACTCAATCCGGAAAGCGATTCGTAGGCTTAAAAGTATTTATCGCACTAAAATGTAAGTTTCTTTTAATTTGTAACTCTAAACCATGCCACTGAAATTAACCTCACTTTCAGTTTTGAAGCTGTAATAAACTTAAAGTACTGCTATCAGAAGTTAGTGGTTTTGCCTGCGTTTTCGATTCCGGAAGTCTCAACAATTTGGAATAAGTGATTATGAGAGTACGAATGAAACTCAAGAAGATGATATAAGTGACAACGTCTTGAACCAAACATTGCGGCGAAGCAATAGAACCAAGAAACCCCCAGCTTGGTTCACGGATTATTCAGCAAAATTAGCAACGGTCATTAATGATATTCCACAACAAATCGACGAGTTGAAGAAAACGGACGACTGGACGGAATGGAAAGTTGCAATTCAAGAAGAACTTGATGCATTACATCAAAACGAAACTTGGACAGTGGTAAACTGTATTCCAAGAGGAGTGAAACCAATTTATTCGAAATAGGTTTTCACAGTAATAGACGATGGACGATATTAGGCAAGATTGGTTGCAAAGGGATGTTCACAGCGACCTGAATTTGATTACTGTGAAACATATGCACCTGTTGCAAAATTGGAAAGTGTTCGACTTATTCTTGCACTTGCAAACGAGCACAAATTATAAGTCCATCAAATGGATGTCAAGACGGCATTTTTAAATGGAGAATTGGATGAAGAAATATTCATGAAATTACCACGAAATGAGGATGGGTTAAGTCAAACTGTACGCCTGCATAAAAGTTTGTATGGTTTGAAACAAGCTAGCAGATCATGGAATAAACGATTTGATGATGCTATGAGAGCTCTTGATTTTACTCCTCTCAAAACTGACTGTTGTATCTATAAATCAAAATCCAAAGGAATATTTCTCATACTCTACGTAGACGACATCCTATTGATAGCCAAAAATATTGATACCATAAAATGGATCAAAAAGGAACTTGGAAGGTTATTCCAAATGAAGGACTTGAACGAAGTGAAACATTTCCTGGGAAAGGAAATAACACGTGACTTTGAAAATCAAACGTTAGCGATTTCTCAAGTACAATATACcgaaaaacttattcaaagatTCGGAATGAATAAATGAACACCAGTGGGGACATCACTAGATACCAACATTAAATGGTTCAAAATTGAAGATTAGTATATACTGAAGAACCCTACAGAGGGCTATTGGGAGGCTTACAATATCTCTCATTAATTTCTTGACTTGATATTTGCGCAGCGGTTAGCATTTTGTGCAATTATGCCAACTGTGCACGGATGGCATTGGTCTGGATTGAAACGTATCTTAAGATACTTAAGCGGCAccagaaatacaaaaataatctACAGCCAGAAAAGCGAGTACCCAGGTTTAGTAGGATTTGGAGATGCAGATTTTGCAAATGATCCTGACGATCGAAAAATCGGTATCAGGATATGCATTTTTACTGTATGGCAACTtagtttcgtggtcaacgaaacgtcagccaACAATCAGTTTATCAACGAGCGAAGCAGAACTTATTGCGCTTTGTGGAGCAACAAAAGAAGGAATGTGGATAACAAACCTTCTCAACGAATTGGAAATTAACTTAACACCTTTCATCATAATGGAAGATAGCATTCCGTGCATCAGCATAGCCGAGGAACCGAGGGCGCATCAACGTATGAAACATTTGGATATCAAATATATGTTTGTACGAGATCTCATCAGACAAGGtcgattgaagttgcagttCATCCCAAGCGTAGATCAACAGGCAGATGCATTTACAAAGGGGTTACCTAAATTATCGCATCGGAAATTGTTCAGCGTGTTGAATGTTCAAATTGAGGGGAAGTGTTGAGAAATCATTTCACTCGGGAACTATCGGTTAGATGCAAGTCGAGTGAATTGCACAcaatatcaatttgacattcTACAAACAATAACAAAGCCACGTGTGGAGACTTCATCTGTCAGCTGTCATCTGTCAAACGGACAACTTGCATGGAAGATTGTACGAGATTGGATACAATGTGTGATAGAATATTGAACGGAACCTAGTGGACAACTGGATTAAATGTTCATGGTTCTTCAAATCAGAAATAGGCACACCGAGAAGAAAGTGcatgaaataaatataaacatcACTAATGTAACCGATCTAGTTTTAGGCTATACTCTGTGTTCGTCTCAAATAAAATCACCTTAAACCTTAAACCTTAAACCTTAAACCTTAAATGTAAGGACTTCGTGGGGTTTCGGATGCAATTTCCACTTTCGCAATTAGATATATTGCACAACGATTTATTCGCGTCTTTCCTGTCCGCGTACCAAGCTAAAACTCCCCGTTCTTCTTCCCTTTCCTCCTCCTCTTACTCTCTATCTTTTCTCTTCTATCTATGACAAGGTAACATACTTGCTGATCAATATATGTGTACTATAAGGTGCGCTTGTAATATGGTACCCTACATCCCCCTTGACAAATCTTTGACTAATGGGGTATATAATTTTCAAGCCATTTAGGTTCTTTACGAATACGTTTCTCACCTACTCTATGAGTGCCCGTTTCATCGTTTTTCGAGTTCTCATTAGTAGGCTCTGTTGTCCTATCTTCAGAAGAGATACTTAACTTTTCATTTTCTTGAGGAGCCCATAGTTTTTTCAAGTGAGCAACGTTCCTACGATATATCCTATCAGAAACTGACGATTTAACTATAACATCCCCTCCATGTTTTTCCTGTACTATGTATTCTTCGTTTACAAAATCACCACTTAGTTTATTATCTTTCTTTTGCCTTTTAATCAATACCTTGTCCCCTACAACAATTGAACTCGGAGTAGCTCTTCTTTTCTTATCTGCATATTCACGACCTAACTCTTTTTGTATTTGATCACGTTCTTTGGTTTCTTCGTCACCTACATATGTTGGCATCAATTGTGGAATTTTAGATCTTATTTTCCTCCCAAATAACAATTCAGCAGGTGACCGCCCTGTTGTCGAGTGTGGAGTACTACGGTATGCCAACAAGAATTTCTGCAGTTCCATCTTCCAGTCTTGGCCCAGCTCCTGCGCAATTTTGAGTCGTTTCAATATGGTCCTGTTTTGGCGTTCCACTTCGCCATTCATTTGGGGCCAATATGGAATGGTATTAAGTAGCTTAATGCCTTGATCtttacaaaactttgaaaacgcCTCACAATCTTCACTCAATTGTGGTGCGTTGTCAGCGGTCAATGTGAGTGGTATTCCAAATCTACTAAAAATCTGCATCAGTTGAAATATTGTGCACTCCGCCGTTATAGAATCCATTTCACAGATCTCAAAATATCTGCTGTAATAGTCAATCACTACTAGCAGAAATTGTCCGTCTGGGAGCGGACCCAGAAAATCGATGGCTACGTCTTCCCACGGTCCGTTCGGCATCTCTCGACGCGCCATAGGCTCTGGAGCTTCTGGAGCAGATACTAACGTACAGCCATAACATCGCTTCACAAACGTCTCCACGTCTTGGTCCATTTTTGGCCACCATACTGATGTGCGAAGATGGCTTTTCATCAATCGTGAACCGAGATGACCTTCATGAGCTAAAGATAATACTTGCTCCCTCAGATTACCTGGGACTACTATACGGTCACCCCGCAGAACTACATGTTCAATCGCGCACAATTCTCTTCCGACAATGCGATAAACCACCGGCAAATCATGGAGACGGTTGTTGCGTAGACATTGAATAACCGTTTGAATTTCATTGTCTGCCTTAGAAACCCTTTGAATTTCTTCCCAACGGATCGCAGCAGTCGATGCTGCAGCAAGAGCTATTTCGTTTACAAACAGTTCCTCAGACATATCAAACGGTTCTGCTTTCAGTGTTGAGAGTCGAGATAATACATCAGCTATGTTTTTCTCACCAGGCCAGTGCTTAACTGTGTACTCAAAAGCCTGTAGTCGGAGAACCCAACGCTCTATTCTAGCGCAGGGTCTAGACCGTGGAGTGAAAAGATAAACCAAAGCTTTACAGTCAGTGATAAGATCGAATTTTGAGCCCAACAAATACATTTGAAATCTTTCGACCGACCATACTAACGACAGCGCTTCCTTTTCCGTTTGGCAATACTTCTTCTCAGTGGTCGTTAGTGATTTAGAAGCGAAGCTTATTACTCGAGACTCTCCGGTTGTGTCCGTTTGAAAAAGAATAGCTCCAAGGGCCGATGGGCTAGCATCCGATATGACTGACGTTTGATCATCAACATTAAAGTGTCCCAAAATCGTGTCAACTGCCAGGGCAACTTTGATAGCATCAAATGCAGTTTGCTGCGGTTCCTTCCATTCAAATTTACTGGACGACAACAAGAGATGACGAAGGGGTTCATCAATTTTGGCAAGATTTGGAATGAAtttgttcaaataatttgccaggCCAAGAAAGCTTTTCAATTCCGAAACGTTCTCTGGCCGGCGGAAAGATTTGATGGCATCCACTTTACTAACAGAAGGTTTAATACCCTGGGCTGTAATGACGTGTCCCAAAAACTCAATCTCGGCTACGCcgatttggcatttttcatgGTTGAGAACTACTCCTCGATCTTTCAGGCGCGACATGACGACTTGAAGTCGTTTATCATGTTCTGCACGAGTTGACCCTTCAATGTATATGTCGTCTATGTAACAGAACGTTCCTTCGCAGCCAGAGAGAATCtcttccataactttttggaaaatttcgggGGAGGACACCAGACCCATCGGCAGTCTTTTAAACCGAAACAGCCCTTTGTGTGTTATGAACGTCGTGACGTCTCGAGATTCTGGGGCCAACTCAGTTTGCAGGAAAGCATCTTTAATGTCTAGCTTACTACGGATTGCTCCTTTACCAATTCTAGCTAATAGTTCTTCCACATTTGGCATAGGATATCGTTCACGAAGCACAGCCTCATTTACCCTACGCAAATCGAGGCAAATCCTTGGCTCACCATTCGCTTTTCCCACCACAACTAGTGGCGAAACCCAAGATGTTGGTCCAGTTTTAATCTACGAAATAAATTGCATTaaaacattaaacaattttactacttttatt is a window encoding:
- the LOC129737926 gene encoding uncharacterized protein K02A2.6-like, with the translated sequence MAYILMVETKEKKRISESRAIPPFRCEEIARNQLSKEWKSWKSSLEVYFEAFDVVDQRKMKALLLHFGGRQLQKVFGNLPDVDKIPLVATKVNWYDLAISKLDDFFEPGRQYILERCRLRKMKQAKNERFSHFMMRIRQQLADCGLEKFSTEVREILTEIFLTDAIVEGCESEELRRRILQKDRSLAELEELGAMMEGVEQQMKDISSLNPNESNIEKVFKVESRFVRKSTTSGRAQRKLEKKPYDARKMRCFSCGIDGHISSSLQCKARDQKCRKCDKRGHFEAVCGKRYFNKRDVNFKHQEGKIRLITEIKDEFDDKAEEIVAEDAENVPEKKSKTYYCFYSGNETNLIECVVGDVPLKLLIDSGSDANLIPLKVWEEMKQAQVNVANMIKGGQQTLRGYGNTKPLQIVGTFQANITCGNQTVSAKFFVVGEGQCCLLGDTTAKALGVLRVGLNINQVEDKFLPFGKIRDMQVQIHMNPEYKPVFQPVRRVPIPYESAVNEKIEQLLARDIIEIKTGPTSWVSPLVVVGKANGEPRICLDLRRVNEAVLRERYPMPNVEELLARIGKGAIRSKLDIKDAFLQTELAPESRDVTTFITHKGLFRFKRLPMGLVSSPEIFQKVMEEILSGCEGTFCYIDDIYIEGSTRAEHDKRLQVVMSRLKDRGVVLNHEKCQIGVAEIEFLGHVITAQGIKPSVSKVDAIKSFRRPENVSELKSFLGLANYLNKFIPNLAKIDEPLRHLLLSSSKFEWKEPQQTAFDAIKVALAVDTILGHFNVDDQTSVISDASPSALGAILFQTDTTGESRVISFASKSLTTTEKKYCQTEKEALSLVWSVERFQMYLLGSKFDLITDCKALVYLFTPRSRPCARIERWVLRLQAFEYTVKHWPGEKNIADVLSRLSTLKAEPFDMSEELFVNEIALAAASTAAIRWEEIQRVSKADNEIQTVIQCLRNNRLHDLPVVYRIVGRELCAIEHVVLRGDRIVVPGNLREQVLSLAHEGHLGSRLMKSHLRTSVWWPKMDQDVETFVKRCYGCTLVSAPEAPEPMARREMPNGPWEDVAIDFLGPLPDGQFLLVVIDYYSRYFEICEMDSITAECTIFQLMQIFSRFGIPLTLTADNAPQLSEDCEAFSKFCKDQGIKLLNTIPYWPQMNGEVERQNRTILKRLKIAQELGQDWKMELQKFLLAYRSTPHSTTGRSPAELLFGRKIRSKIPQLMPTYVGDEETKERDQIQKELGREYADKKRRATPSSIVVGDKVLIKRQKKDNKLSGDFVNEEYIVQEKHGGDVIVKSSVSDRIYRRNVAHLKKLWAPQENEKLSISSEDRTTEPTNENSKNDETGTHRVGEKRIRKEPKWLENYIPH